In the genome of Peromyscus eremicus chromosome 1, PerEre_H2_v1, whole genome shotgun sequence, the window ACCCTCACCTGCCCCTATATCAGACCACACTCCAGAgtccacccctacccccagctCCAGCTGTGCCCTTCCACCCCAGGCTCAGATCCAGCTGTCCTCCACCACCAAGGCTCTTCCTCCCCAGACCTGTCTCGCTGCCTTCTCCCTACGTGTCCTCATCGGTCCCCATATAGACACCCCGAAACAGCTGAGCTCTAGATGCACAGTGTGTGGCGGGAGGAGGGTGGCCAGAAGAGCTCAAGGTTGCTCTTTCAACATGGCAGGGTGCCCAATTGATGCTACCCTGTCTCTACAGACACCCTGGCGGTGACCGCAGCGTGCATGGTATTGGCAGCAACCTTCAGTATCATATCTTTGGGGTTGGGGATGAGGATTCGGTGCCAAGAGGGCGAGTCACTGCGTAGCCAGAATGCCATTGTCTTACTTTTTCTCAGCGGTGAGAAGGCAGCCATACCCATGTCGGAgagtgggtggtggtgatggcgaTCCTGAAGGAGTGGGCCAAGAGAGGTTGACTGATGTGGTTAGAAATGGAAGGACATGGCTGAAGGATGAAGTGGAGGAGTCCAGTACAGGAATGatagactcctaacagtgggagaagtGGGTgtatctctaactcttttgcctgctcttgggactcttttcttcccactgggttgccttgccctgGCTGTGGTCTCctgaaggcctgctcttttctgaagaggaaacagagggaagtggatctgggggagggggaagataCAGAGAAGCTAGGAGGAGTGTAGGGAGAGAAaactggtcaggatgtattgtataagggaagaatctatttttaataaaaagcaagaaaagaaaacaggagggCAGGGGGAGAAGTCCACGAAGGTGGAGCCCAAGAGTAGATGGGCTGCTTTTCGACCAGCCAGAGGCCGTCCTGAAGGGCGTGGCCTAGGCAATAGGGGCGGGCTTGGGTGCAGCCCCACCTGGTCCCGCTCACCTGACTGGTGGGCGTGGCCCAGGGCTCTTGCTGCTGATTGCATTGGCTGGATACACTGCAAAGAATGCCTGGAAGCCGGAAGTCTTCTTCTCCTGGTCCTACTTTTTCGGATGGCTGGCTTTACCCTTCTCGTTTCTTGCGGGTAACCAGCCCAAGGGGAAGAGGGTGGAGACTACCCCTCTAGAGGACTCCCCACCCCAGAAACTTCCCAGTCACCTGTTCTCCCAGGAAAGCCCACAATGACTTCCAGGGACTCCCCAACACCTGCACTCCAGATTCCAGCACACCCGGTGGAGACGCCCTTGGAGCCCCCATCCCTAGTCCCCAGGCAGGCCAGGTCATCCGCCCCAGGGCCCACCTTCCTCCCCCGGCTCTGCACTCCCCTCCTGCCAGGCTTCTGCTTTCTGCTGGCGGACATGATCATGCAGAGCACCGAAGCTATCAGCGGGTTCCCAGTATGCCTGTGAATGCGGCCTGACTGGGGCAGAATAAAGGAATTGTTTCTAGTTCCGATCCTGCGTGCTTTTCTGCTGAACGTGGATAGGCTTGAAGACAACGGGGACACGGATGTGGGGacctgtagagtaaaagagatcCGGAGGAATGTGGGTCGGTGGGAGCGAAGACATGGATACTGGGACATGGAATGGACCCGGGGTGGGGGTCACGGGAGACGTGGACGAAGGGAGAGAGTATGAGGATTAGCCGACACGGGGAGTCGTAGGGGACGAGGGGGCAGGGGACGAGCGGACACGGGGGAGTCACAGGGGAGCAAAGTGTAGATGCATAGATGTGGAGGGAATCTGCAGAAAGAACGCGGAGGCAAGCAAGCGAGGGGGCCGCGGGCGTGGGAACACAGACACGGTGACTTGGAATGCTGGAGATGGGGGGAATCTGGATGTGAACCACAGAGGTGGGGACAACAGACGtgcgggggagagggggagggctAGGACGAACAAGTCCCAGCAAATTTCACTCACTGAAATGCCCTTTCCCCTACTTCCACGCCACGCCCCCTCCACCCATCGGCCCGCCCTGGATCCCGCCTCGCTCCCTGAGTTCCGCTTCCCATTGGTTTCCTCTGGACTGTGCGGAGATTGATTGGTTGGAGGTGCGGCGCGCAGGCGTAGAGACAGATACGGGGCTGGCGTGACCTGAGGTCCGGTTTAGCTGCAACCGGACCCCACCAGTGACTGCTGCAGGAACATGGCGGAGCTGCGCGCGCTTGTGGCTGTCAAGAGGGTCATCGACTTCGCTGTCAAGGTGACTTTCCCCACCCCGACTCTGTCCCAGCACCTTGAGACCGCAGCTATGAGCTTCCAGGATCAGGAGCATATCCCGCATGGGCGATCCTTCTCAATTTCTGTTGCCCTTTGATCCTGGAGCAAAGATCAAGGGCTGTGCGTTTCTGACAGTCAGATCCCTCTTGGGTCGCGACCCTGCTTCCCTCCTCCTCAGTCCCTTGGTAACTGTGGGCTGGAGGAGTCATAGTCCCTATTTAacacatggggaaactgaggcataaagTCACTTAGCAAGGGAGAAGCAGAATAGAGACTTATATGTGGGACCTGCGATTCAGTCACTTACCACTTTCCAGGCTGCATTACCTGCTCTGCAAGTACCCCACATGGGGAGCCATCTGGTTCCATGGAACTCAGAAACTGCCTCACCCACATAACCACGGGATGCTTGAGGAAATTCTTTAGCTAGAAAGGGAAGGAGACTCGTGTTTGCTGGAAAAGCAAGTTCAAAGGCGCCAGCTACAGTTTGACTTTGAGACAATCTGATGTTTCATTTCCATGAGAGGTTTTAGGGCTGGATCCCTGAGGTCCTGGCCTCTTCTCAGAAAGAAGCTGGTATAGGCAGCATTGAATCAGACTGGTTCTCAGGCCAGTCTCTCTCAATGCTTGGCCTAACCTGAAATGAAAAAGATGGTGGCagttcatgtctgtctgtctctatcataCTGGGAGTCCCCCTCtgagtccttcaaatttcctagcATTCCAAGCACAGGGACTGAGACCCAAGAGACCTCTGAGATAGGTGAAAACTAGCTACAACATTGACATTAATACCACCATCCCCACACCCCCACTGAGGATGAATAATAAGGGAGGATACAGGAGGCAGACTCAGACGTGACCCTAACAGCAGACCCTGAATTGGTACAAAGCACCAGCAGACACAAGTCCTGTGCAGAGATTAATCCATTTACATCTTCTGTACTCTTAATCCCATAAGATAGAGAAGGAAACAGGCCTGTGGAGGCCTTGTTACTAGCCAGATCCCCCAGCTGAGTAAGCAGCAAGAGTCAGAAGTGCAAGCAAGTCTGGCTCTCTGCCTGTTTGCCAGAGAGAAAACAGGTTGGCTTGGGGATGCTTCTAGCAGCCCGTGACAGAGATGATACTTCCAGACTTACTTATTGAGACACATATGGGTTCCTGGGACTCAACTATCaccatttatttagtgtgtgtgtgtgtgtgtgtgtgtgtgtgtgtgtgtgtgtgtgtgtctgtgtctgtgtctgtctgtggtgtgtgtgtgtctgtctgactgtctgtctgtggtgtgtgtgtgtgtctgtggtgtgtgtgtgtgtctgtctgactgtctgtctgtggtgtgtgtgtctgtctgactgtctgtggttgtgtgtgtgtgtgtctgactgtctgtggtgtgtgtgtgtgtgtgtctgtctgtctgtcttactgtctgtctgtggagtgtgtgtgtgtctgtctgactgtggttgtgtgtgtgtgtgtgtctgactgtctgtggtgtgtgtgtgtgtgtgtgtctgtctgtcttactgtctgtctgtggggtgtgtgtgtctgtctgactgtctgtggttgtgtgtgtgtgtgtgtgtctgactgtctgtctgtggtgtgtgtgtgtattgacggggactcaaacccaggacctttcaGATGCTATGGCAGGCAAGTGCTGTACCCTTGAGCTATAGTTCCagtcctttttctgttttatttttaaaattattattattattagagacagggtctttttatttaacattttaaacgatttatttattcttattttatgtgcattggtgttttgcctgcatgcatgcatgggtgaGGGTGTTGAACACCTTGGAGCTGGAatttacagacagttatgagctgccatgtgggtgctgggaattgtacccaggtcctctggaagagcagccagtgctcttaacccctgagccatctctccgggccctgattttatttttaattatgtctgtgtgtgtggatatgtgcacataaGTATAGGTGCCTTTGAAagccagaatagggcatcagagcccctgaagtcggagttacaggtgattgtgagctgcctgatggggtgttgggaactgaacctgggtcctttagaagagcaccaagtgttcttaactgctgagctgtctagCCCTAGAGACAGTCTTAtttagtccaggttggcctgaacTTCACTATAAtgtcgaggatgaccttgaactcctgatcctcctgcctccacatcctgagtgctgggattacaagtgtgtactgcCATGCCTGGGTCTCTCTGTTTTATTCTGAGATGTTTcgtcgcccaggctggcctcagactctctgTCCTCTCACTGGCTTCCATGCATGGCCTGCAGCACCACACCCGGCATCCTCACCACTTCGAATCAGCTCTAACCTCAGCACCTCCTGGTGCAGAGTATGGCCCATGTCATTTATGGTATACCAGTGAGAACTGAGAGCTGAAAGGTGAACACGGCATGGTACCTGCCACTCTGCTGTCGTCAGGGTCAGTGGCACTTCCCTCCCACACTGTGCAGGGCTTCGAACTTCATATCGAGCGCCTGCCGGTACTCCCTTAAAGCAAGTCAGTGAGTCAGACCTTGCCAGCTAACTGATCACTTGGGCCAGACTTAGGCACCATTTTTTCTCCTAACTCCCAACCTCCCGTGGACTGTCATTTCTCAACCCCGACCCTAATACACTATTGTTTCCTTTCCAGCCCCAGGCTCCAGGCCCTAGCCCATTAGCTCCTGTTTCACCTAGCTCCAGCCTGCCCCCTGGATCTTGGCCCCCCCACTCCAGCCCTTTCTCATCCAGCCTTGGGGATTTCCTACATGCAGGACTGGCCCCATCTTGCCCTTCCCAGTGTTCTGTGGCTCCCCAGCACTCTCAGTACAAAGTCCCACTTTCTTGGACTGGTTTTGGGAACCCTTGGCTCTTTGGTGCAGTCATCTATGTCCCTCCTGGGGCTCCCCCTTGCCATTTCTGGTCTTCTTCTGTAATCCCTTTCCATAGTATATTGTGGTCCTCTGTTTACCCCAGTGTGCCACCTGCACCTCCATTTTCAGATTGGCAACTCCTTGCCAGCTGGACCAGGCCTgcctcacctctgttcccagcatcgcCCGGTCTCATACCTTCTCTGAGGCCTTCTGTGATCCCTTGCTGAAAATCAGTTTTCAGAGGCCCTACCCCCTCCATACTCCTACCATGTAACAAGTGTCCTTTTCTTATTGCCGTTCTGGAATTTGAAATGTGCTGGGGGAAAGAGTGTCTGACGTGTTCACAGTGGGAACAGTCTCAGGCTGCAGGCATGCCATCAGAATGGTTCATCTCACTGATAAAATGtcccttaaaaattatttttgttttatgagtaaGAATGTTTGCCTGTAAATATGCTATGTGCAGTATTTAGATGCACTGCTcttggaggccaggaaagggcatctgatcccctagaactgaaattacagatcgttgtgagccaccatgtgagtgctgggaactgatccccagtcctgtgcaagaacagccgttgttcttaaccactgagccctctctccagttccagggagaatGGTTCTTGCCTGGACTCCAAGACCAGCTGTCTGGGCCCACTCTtggctctgtgactttgaggaaGTTAATTAGCCACTCTGAGCCTTATTCTCCTCCTCTTGACAATGGTACTTAGGGTAGTGCCTActttacggggggggggggggggttagttaatttttattgcatttatttagtgtggggGGCAAAGGGGGgtcatgcacatgccacagcactaCTGTGGATACCAGAAGCCAACTTCTCTTCCTCGACTGTGTGGGTCTCAGAGAtgaaattcaggttgtcaggcttggcagcaagcacccttatctACTGAACCATCGCAGTGGCTTACATGTGCCTTTTCAGCATATACTACTGGCAAGTGCCAGCACTGTGGACTGTTGGGAGTTAGGTTAAATAGTCCTTGGAACAGTGCCTAGTATGCGGTGAGTGCTGTTAACTGTGGTGTGTTACTCCGATTATATCTTCCAGTGTGGAGGCAGTTTCATAAAGTTTTCATAGTTTTTCAGAATGAAGTCATagatcaaggcaagtttaaaaaaCACTGCTGGCCACACCAGAGAGGTAGGTTCATTGAGATGGAGGAAGCTCTCCTATAAACCTAAGATGCTACATGATGACATACTTAGCCTTTGGATTGGcagaagctagtggtctgctaagttaatagattccaAAGGTTTTTATCTATTGGGGTGGGTGGCAGTATCGGGTGCAgccagtgacacacacctgtaatcctggcactagaGGTGAAGGAAGTGAAGTTGTCCTTCGATTTCTGTGTGCATCCCATGACACACATgaaggcacacacaaacacacaacagcattaggatttttatttttaattacatgtatgtgtgtgtttatatgtgagtACAGTACATGCAGCAGCCAGAagggggcgtcagatcccctagagttggagttacaagcagttgtggtGCCccagtgctctggaagagcagccagagcagcaagtgtttaaaaatacacaaatttaATAAACCCGGTCTCCTCTGGGCCTCTAAAGGGAGCGCTCTCCCCACGTCCGGAGTTTAGGTCTGTGAAACTGAATTTGGCTGCTTGTTTTGAGCTGACCTCACTTCACGGCTGACCTCGGGCTCCTGGACCTCTTGCCTCAGCCACTCTAGTGTTGGGATTTCCTGGGGCTGAAGCATACAAACTTTCTCCCATAAATatacacatctgtacacacatacacacacacacacacacacacacacacacacacacacacacacacgccaagaGTAGAGACAGAGTCTACACAACCATGACAAATGGCCCTGCTGCTTAGTAAAATCTGAATGAGAGATGAGAGGGTGCCTGGCATCATCTGTGAGTTCTAAATGGCTATGGGTTAGAACCCATGACCCTAGCGAGACAAGAAGGTCTTGGCCCTTTGTGGACCTCTGCTGTCCCGTCTAGCTGTGCAAGGTCAGCACTAAGGCCCTGGCCTTGAGCCCCTCCCTGATGCTTGTCTTCCCTGTCTGCCACACAGATCCGGGTAAAGCCTGACAAGTCTGGAGTGGTCACCGATGGCGTGAAGCACTCCATGAACCCTTTCTGTGAGATTGCGGTGGAGGAGGCTGTGCGGCTGAAAGAGAAGAAGCTGGTGAAGGAGGTCATCGCTGTCAGCTGTGGCCCCTCCCAGTGCCAGGTGCTTGGGGACCCTGAGTGTGAGCAAGGAGGCTGGGACCTCAACCCCTAGGTCTGAGGGAAGAGGATTGAAGTCTGACGCCTCGGTCTGGGGGAGAAAGCTATCTGAACCCCTGGGTCtgaaggaggagggctggggcctggaccctgggtctgagggaggagccCGAGCCTGGGGTATTTGATCAGGAGCGTGATGAAAGATGTCTCGTTAACTGCTCTGCCTTCTTCAGGAGACCATCCGTACCGCTCTAGCCATGGGTGCAGACAGGGGCATCCACGTGGAGGTGCCGGTGGCACAGGCAGAAAGCTTAGGCCCCTTGCAGGTGGCCCGGGTCCTCGCCAAGCTGGCCGAGAAGGAGAAGGTGGACCTTTTGTTCCTGGGCAAGCAGGTTGGTGTGCCAGTCCTTCCCTTGCCCACTCCTCGCCCTTCTTAGGGTGGGTGTAAGACCACAGGGCAGTAGGCTCAGGCCTGGCAGTTGACACAACCCCGGTCAagcagcacaggaccctgccatcTCCACTGACAGAACAAGAGCTGCAACATGAGCTACTGTGTGTCAGAAAGATGCTTCTGGACAAGTTTGGAGTTCAGCAAGCTTTGGTTTGATGGGTGAGACAGAGACCTGGCCCAAGCCAGGGGCAGTACAGGGGCAGTACCAGGTTAAGAATATGCTGAGTCTGGCTTGATAACGGTCTGTGTTATCACAGGAGTGCAAATAACCAAAGAACATGCTGAAGGAAGAGTCAGACACTTGGTGTATGAAGGGCTGAGACATCGGGGAGATGTGGGTAGGAATTCAGGAGACTGGCCTGGCCTTGAAACAGACttgagtgtgtttgttgtaggGCACTAGGGAGCCACAGCCGATCTGTGAGCAGGAGAGGGGCAGGATCTCCTCTGGGGCCAGGATGAATGGTCTGGAGTTTGGAGAAGGTGGACCAAGGTGATGACTGGGCTGTACTGGGGCTCACCGAGGTAGTCTTGCCACTGTTTGACCTGTCTGCTCTGGAGACCCGGAGACACTGCCCTTCCTGTGGGAGCTGCCTTTTTCACAAAGGCtcgagagatgactcagcaattacgagcactggctgctcatccagaggtcctgagttcaattcccaacaaccatgtggtggctcacaactgtctacagtGGGATCTTATGCTCTCTTCGGGTataaagtcatacatgcagataaagcgctcatgtacataaaataaataaatcttttaaaaaataatacacttCATGGTGTCACaggaggagggcagaagaggtGCATGGGAAGAGCCgcaggcagaggggaggagagagataaAGGGATTATGGATGGGTGCTGAGAAGGTGGGAGATCAATGAGCCATAGAGGCAGAGGATACAGGAAGCCGGAGAGACAGCTGGGGTCCTAGGGATGGGGGAAGGAGCTCCAGGAAACTGGGCCAGCCTTGGGGAGAGAGTATGGGTGCTGGTCATGTGGGTCCTGCCAGCACTGTGAAAATCAGGTAATAGAAGACATTACCAAAGCCCAGGAGTCACAGCAGCATTCTGTAAACTGAGGCCAAGTGCTGAATCAGAGAACAAACCAAAGAGACAGGGCCTCATGGGGTTGGGGTCCAGGTATCATTGGTACCAGGTGTTGGCAGCCTGGAATTTAGCAGCTGCAGGAACACCGAGACTTCATGCTCCAGCTTGAGTCCTGTGCCCACCCCTGAACCAATCAGTGGAGTAAGGAGGGGAGAGTGGGTGGAATACTTTTACTGACTTTGCTCTTGTTCCTTCCGGTTTCTGCTGTGTCTGCCACAGATCCTGGCTGCCTTGTAAGTTAGGTGAATGGATGACTACACAGGGGTCTCCATATCCCTGCATAAGTGACTGCTTATTTCCTTGGTCCTAGGGAGGAAATCATTCTAGACCAGCAATCAGCAATCTATGGCTCCAGGCAACATCTGTTTTGCCCATAAAGTTTTATTGGTTCACccacacatgttcacatgcatATCTCCTGTAGCTAGAGTGCTATGTGACCTGCTAGAACAGCTTGCAAAGCCTAAGTATCCTGTCTTGCCTGCTGAGCACTGTTATTGATAAGAAGTCTAAGTGGGCTGGCACCAGCCCAGCCATTACCACaaagtcctctctctctccctactaGGCCATCGATGATGACTGTAACCAGACAGGTCAGATGACAGCTGGACTTCTGGACTGGCCGCAGGTGAGGCTGGGGTAAGGAGCGCCTGACCTCATCCTCCTAGCTCAGCTCCTCCCTGGGACCTTTGCACCCGCTGTTTTTTCCCGTTTGCTCCTGGCTCCCTCAGTGCTCTGCTCCCTCAGTGCTCAAAGGGATCTTTCTTGCCTACACTGAGTGAatcactgctgtgaagagacacgttTACCAGTTACTCGACTGTCATGGTTTTTAGAACAGCTTTACTGAGAAACCAGGGACCCACAGTAAGCTGTGCACACTTAAAGTGTGTGATTGTGatgagagaccgtgtctcaaaaaataaggtagagggcTGTCgagatggctccgtggataaaggtgtttgccaccaagcctgctgaCGTGGTGGGAGAAAACCAGCTCCCCCaagttgtatacacacacacacacacacacacacacacacacacacacacacgacgtggtgggagaaaaccagctcccccaacttgtacacacacacacacacacacacacacacacacgcacgcacgcacacacgcacgcgcgcgcgcgcgcacacacacacacacacacacacacacacacacacacacacacacacgacgtgGTGGGAGAAAACCAGCTCCCCCAAGTTGTacatacacacgcacgcgcacacgcacacacacacacacacacactaagtaaacacaaaaataaataaataggtgtaaaatttaagaataataagatgaagcatgactgaggaagacaccaattgtcctctggactccacatgcACCTGTACACCCACACAGCCTGACacattttgacacagggtctacCCGTTGCCAGGGTCATGAGAGTGCACCTCAGATGTCAAGTTTTCAGTTTAAATTAGGTAGGACATCG includes:
- the Cldnd2 gene encoding claudin domain-containing protein 2 isoform X2; protein product: MGVKRSLQTGGNLLNLLTSILTILSTATNYWIRQQGGHSGLWQECSHGICSNIPCQNTLAVTAACMVLAATFSIISLGLGMRIRCQEGESLRSQNAIVLLFLSGLLLLIALAGYTAKNAWKPEVFFSWSYFFGWLALPFSFLAGFCFLLADMIMQSTEAISGFPVCL
- the Etfb gene encoding electron transfer flavoprotein subunit beta, whose translation is MAELRALVAVKRVIDFAVKIRVKPDKSGVVTDGVKHSMNPFCEIAVEEAVRLKEKKLVKEVIAVSCGPSQCQETIRTALAMGADRGIHVEVPVAQAESLGPLQVARVLAKLAEKEKVDLLFLGKQAIDDDCNQTGQMTAGLLDWPQGTFASQVTLEGDKIKVEREIDGGLETLRLKLPSVVTADLRLNEPRYATLPNIMKAKKKKIEVIKPGDLGVDLTSKVSVISVEEPPQRLAGVKVETTEDLVAKLKEVGRI
- the Cldnd2 gene encoding claudin domain-containing protein 2 isoform X1, translating into MGVKRSLQTGGNLLNLLTSILTILSTATNYWIRQQGGHSGLWQECSHGICSNIPCQNTLAVTAACMVLAATFSIISLGLGMRIRCQEGESLRSQNAIVLLFLSGLLLLIALAGYTAKNAWKPEVFFSWSYFFGWLALPFSFLAGNQPKGKRVETTPLEDSPPQKLPSHLFSQESPQ